One region of Camelina sativa cultivar DH55 chromosome 6, Cs, whole genome shotgun sequence genomic DNA includes:
- the LOC104790523 gene encoding transcription factor PRE5: protein MSNRRSRQSSRASRISDDQMIDLVGKLRQFLPEIRERRRSEKVSASKVLQETCNYIRNLHREVDNLSDRLSQLLDSVDEDSPEAAVIRSLLM, encoded by the exons atgtcAAACAGAAGATCAAGACAATCTTCGAGAGCTTCCAGGATCTCTGATGACCAGATGATCGACCTCGTTGGCAAGCTCCGTCAGTTTTTACCGGAGATTCGTGAACGGCGTCGTTCCGAAAAG GTGTCAGCATCGAAGGTACTGCAAGAGACATGCAACTACATAAGAAACTTGCATAGAGAGGTTGACAATCTCAGTGACCGTTTGTCGCAGCTTCTCGACTCAGTTGATGAAGATAGCCCTGAAGCTGCCGTGATTAGAAGCTTACTCATGTAA